Proteins from a genomic interval of Luteibacter pinisoli:
- a CDS encoding TonB-dependent receptor, whose translation MTYLPHMLKRKPLCAALATATLSIAGFIGVPATAFAQTAAPAATTAAAPAQTDDTVAAKKTNKDQKAGKDQNATNLDTVVVTTYAQSIEQNVQDKREANSIVEVINAQNIAQFPAKNIADALAHVPGVVISRESGEGKTVSIRGLAPELTYTELNGNYVASADTSAGLTRSFNYTLFPANMFSDIKLYKSLEARLDEGGIGGNVDLRTRRPLEMAANEGFVSGTAASSDTSAKTEPQGSALWSWKNKDETFGVLVAGSYQKRQATTYEADASSWHWWSDNCKDHTTCTQSPVDIHGNPYDAAVNNNIDLWGNGVVDQAGNVSNGFWMPQQFATSRNDLTLKTKGAQATMQFKPSDHFLLTGNYFRFERQQTQITNTLEIPEWGLPNNSNFADQNGRLLAPNGLTFDPSHTIVTGANYKLPAAGVGCNSAVNPVTGAARQAVDVCSTEIPWLNGNYSVEKATSQTLNLEGEWDNGGSLSGSFNLGRTWAKGGPSVELGMAAKPRNFVNGQWVNGSDGASWTTSGTDVAGKPGISAEQGVLQNMINGAGQVDLGSTGSNMVNTSNSQNFAQADFTWSLDSTWLQSIQFGGKYTDANAEQQSNEVRWYCKGTQLQFQTCDPNAGQLPAGFLEPNYLNGVNHAYGDDIFPAINFPAYYNYLNSTYDRTLYNKPQNKSSIGEKVAAAYVQANFDTGTIRGNVGLRFVTTKQDLTVANQVTTNNAVYYHDPQGNILICPASGVNAGGGACAPGDFQYLPREVSVIENYTNSTTQKRYNKFLPSFNIAWTIWDDFILRAAGSQALARANYTDLAQLGQLTNNTQEYYNDRKQFGAPLPGWYGSGANADLKPFTATQFDLAGEWYYGPHSVVGVDLFQKKVKNFVVPVTVNNINVDVGGTQTNFLQYSTNANGRSGTSKGVEIYNQHTWDSGFGYILNYTLNKTNETAVSLGDTQVGKAELIGSAKYAANASLFYEKNGLLLRASDNWTGRTMTGLASGLPVYAQPYHQIDLNGDYEFNKHFMVTASIINFNKATPHTYLGGDTRARLVQLLYPGRQYYLGVTYKFGGESDK comes from the coding sequence GTGACTTATCTGCCACACATGCTTAAGCGCAAGCCGCTCTGCGCCGCGCTCGCCACCGCTACCCTGTCGATCGCCGGTTTCATCGGCGTACCCGCGACCGCGTTCGCGCAGACAGCAGCGCCTGCCGCCACCACCGCAGCCGCGCCTGCGCAAACCGATGACACGGTAGCCGCGAAGAAAACCAATAAAGACCAGAAGGCAGGTAAGGACCAGAACGCCACGAACCTGGATACGGTGGTCGTCACCACCTATGCCCAGTCGATCGAGCAGAACGTCCAGGACAAGCGCGAAGCCAACTCCATCGTCGAAGTGATCAACGCGCAGAACATCGCGCAGTTCCCGGCGAAGAACATCGCGGACGCGCTGGCCCACGTGCCGGGCGTCGTCATCAGCCGTGAATCCGGCGAAGGCAAGACCGTCAGCATCCGCGGCCTCGCTCCCGAACTGACCTACACCGAACTGAACGGCAACTACGTCGCCTCGGCCGATACCTCGGCCGGCCTGACGCGTTCGTTCAACTACACGCTGTTCCCGGCCAACATGTTCTCGGACATCAAGCTCTACAAGAGCCTTGAAGCCCGCCTGGACGAAGGCGGCATCGGCGGTAACGTCGACCTGCGCACGCGCCGCCCGCTGGAAATGGCTGCCAACGAAGGCTTTGTCTCGGGCACCGCCGCCAGCTCCGACACCAGCGCGAAGACCGAGCCACAGGGTTCGGCCCTGTGGTCGTGGAAGAACAAGGACGAGACCTTCGGCGTCCTCGTCGCCGGTTCGTACCAGAAGCGCCAGGCGACCACGTACGAAGCCGATGCCTCGAGCTGGCACTGGTGGTCGGATAACTGCAAGGACCACACCACCTGCACGCAGTCGCCGGTGGACATCCACGGCAACCCGTACGATGCCGCGGTCAACAACAACATCGATCTTTGGGGCAACGGCGTCGTCGACCAGGCCGGCAATGTCTCCAACGGTTTCTGGATGCCGCAGCAGTTCGCCACGAGCCGCAACGACCTGACCCTGAAGACCAAGGGTGCCCAGGCCACGATGCAGTTCAAGCCCAGCGACCACTTCCTGCTGACGGGTAACTACTTCCGCTTCGAGCGCCAGCAGACCCAGATCACCAATACGCTGGAAATCCCCGAGTGGGGCCTGCCGAACAACTCCAACTTCGCGGACCAGAACGGCCGCCTGCTGGCACCGAACGGCCTGACCTTCGACCCGTCGCACACCATCGTTACCGGCGCGAACTACAAGCTCCCGGCTGCGGGCGTGGGCTGTAACTCGGCCGTCAACCCGGTGACCGGCGCGGCCCGCCAGGCCGTCGACGTCTGCTCCACGGAAATTCCGTGGCTCAACGGCAACTACTCGGTCGAAAAGGCCACCTCGCAGACCCTCAACCTGGAAGGCGAATGGGACAACGGCGGTTCGCTCAGCGGTTCGTTCAACCTCGGCCGCACCTGGGCCAAGGGCGGCCCGTCGGTCGAACTGGGCATGGCTGCCAAGCCGCGTAACTTCGTGAACGGCCAGTGGGTGAACGGCAGCGATGGCGCGTCGTGGACCACCTCCGGTACCGACGTGGCCGGCAAGCCGGGCATCAGTGCCGAGCAGGGCGTGCTGCAGAACATGATCAACGGCGCGGGCCAGGTCGACCTGGGTTCCACCGGTTCGAACATGGTCAACACCTCGAACTCGCAGAACTTCGCGCAGGCCGACTTCACCTGGTCGCTGGATTCCACCTGGCTGCAGTCGATCCAGTTTGGCGGCAAGTACACCGACGCCAATGCCGAACAGCAGAGCAACGAAGTGCGCTGGTACTGCAAGGGCACCCAGCTGCAGTTCCAGACCTGCGATCCAAACGCGGGCCAGCTGCCGGCCGGCTTCCTTGAGCCGAACTACCTCAACGGCGTGAACCACGCGTACGGCGACGACATCTTCCCGGCGATCAACTTCCCGGCGTACTACAACTACCTGAACTCGACCTACGACCGCACGCTTTACAACAAGCCGCAGAACAAGTCGTCGATCGGTGAGAAGGTGGCTGCGGCCTACGTGCAGGCGAACTTCGACACCGGCACCATCCGCGGTAACGTCGGCCTGCGCTTCGTCACCACGAAGCAGGACCTCACAGTCGCCAACCAGGTCACCACGAACAACGCGGTGTACTACCACGATCCGCAGGGCAACATCCTGATCTGCCCGGCGTCGGGCGTGAACGCGGGCGGCGGTGCGTGCGCCCCGGGTGACTTCCAGTACCTGCCGCGCGAAGTGTCGGTCATCGAGAACTACACCAACTCGACGACGCAGAAGCGTTACAACAAGTTCCTGCCGAGCTTCAACATCGCGTGGACGATCTGGGATGACTTCATCCTCCGTGCCGCCGGCTCGCAGGCGCTGGCCCGTGCCAACTACACGGACCTCGCCCAGCTCGGCCAGCTGACCAACAACACGCAGGAGTACTACAACGACCGCAAGCAGTTCGGTGCTCCCCTGCCGGGCTGGTACGGTTCCGGTGCCAATGCCGACCTGAAGCCGTTCACGGCCACCCAGTTCGACCTGGCCGGCGAGTGGTACTACGGCCCGCATTCGGTCGTCGGCGTGGATCTGTTCCAGAAGAAGGTGAAGAACTTCGTCGTCCCGGTCACCGTCAACAACATCAACGTTGACGTCGGTGGCACGCAGACGAACTTCCTGCAGTACAGCACCAACGCGAACGGTCGTTCGGGTACGTCGAAGGGTGTGGAAATCTACAACCAGCACACCTGGGATTCGGGCTTCGGCTACATCCTGAACTACACGCTCAACAAGACCAACGAAACGGCGGTCTCCCTGGGCGATACGCAGGTGGGCAAGGCCGAGCTGATCGGCAGCGCGAAGTACGCGGCGAACGCCTCGCTGTTCTATGAAAAGAATGGCCTGCTGCTGCGTGCGAGCGACAACTGGACCGGCCGCACCATGACCGGCCTGGCGTCGGGCCTGCCGGTGTACGCGCAGCCGTACCACCAGATCGACCTGAACGGCGACTATGAATTCAACAAGCACTTCATGGTCACGGCGTCGATCATCAACTTCAACAAGGCCACGCCGCACACCTATCTCGGTGGCGACACCCGTGCACGACTGGTCCAGCTGCTGTACCCGGGCCGCCAGTACTACCTGGGTGTGACCTACAAGTTCGGTGGTGAATCGGACAAGTAA